One genomic segment of Chitinibacter sp. FCG-7 includes these proteins:
- the metW gene encoding methionine biosynthesis protein MetW: protein MANHNTLRPDLKHALRADLKQISDQIKPGSRVLDLGCADGELLAWLQANKAVRGIGVDVDVMSIVSCVEKGLNVIQADMESGLQSFEDGSFDYVVLSLTIQAMHNIELILQEMLRVGKVGIVTFPNFGFWENRWQILIGRMPVSETIPYEWYNTPNIHFCTVHDFDRLLGKMGMKVDKQVVLHQGETVDFLPNLFGSLALVQFSQA from the coding sequence ATGGCTAATCACAACACTCTCCGCCCCGATTTGAAACACGCGCTTCGCGCCGACTTAAAACAAATTTCGGACCAGATCAAACCCGGCTCGCGCGTGCTCGATCTGGGCTGCGCCGACGGCGAATTGCTTGCGTGGCTGCAAGCCAATAAAGCCGTGCGCGGTATCGGCGTCGATGTTGATGTCATGTCGATTGTGAGCTGCGTCGAAAAAGGCCTGAATGTGATTCAGGCTGATATGGAAAGCGGCTTGCAAAGCTTTGAAGATGGCAGTTTTGATTATGTCGTGCTCTCGCTCACCATTCAGGCCATGCACAATATCGAGCTGATCCTGCAGGAAATGCTGCGCGTCGGCAAAGTCGGCATTGTCACTTTCCCGAACTTTGGCTTCTGGGAAAACCGCTGGCAAATCCTGATTGGCCGCATGCCGGTGTCCGAGACGATTCCATACGAGTGGTACAACACGCCGAATATTCACTTCTGCACCGTACATGATTTTGATCGTTTGCTCGGCAAGATGGGCATGAAAGTGGATAAACAGGTCGTGCTGCATCAGGGCGAAACGGTGGATTTTTTGCCGAATCTGTTTGGTAGCCTAGCGCTGGTGCAGTTTAGTCAGGCGTAG